From the genome of Pyxidicoccus trucidator, one region includes:
- a CDS encoding immunity 52 family protein, giving the protein MIESYYAGAYWPGRVETLESYARRAESFFHLLSAADVTFTRWFEKAAGRSEALKLQFTPDAETLLGLFKKKKYRRDEAGIAFSAWNGERDGASSGVRFACGSTSALLGDLCTLSLPTEGAVRERVLSASTLVQVLRAMALAWEPEWSIATSQVHRDEVLKLSRAGTFVGWVMYFARSRGELPPLPAPVRTEPVGDKGTLVILTPERFTASNPEHVALAARVQELLAQAGLLTPLRTPSTPRMD; this is encoded by the coding sequence ATGATCGAGTCCTACTATGCCGGCGCGTACTGGCCCGGACGGGTCGAAACGCTCGAGTCCTATGCTCGGCGCGCTGAGTCCTTCTTCCACCTGCTTTCCGCTGCCGACGTGACGTTTACCCGGTGGTTCGAGAAGGCAGCCGGCCGCTCCGAGGCTCTCAAGCTCCAGTTCACGCCAGATGCGGAGACGCTGCTCGGGTTGTTCAAGAAGAAGAAGTATCGGCGCGACGAGGCGGGCATCGCCTTCTCCGCCTGGAATGGAGAGCGAGATGGAGCCAGCAGCGGAGTCCGGTTTGCTTGCGGCTCCACTTCCGCGTTGCTGGGAGACCTCTGCACGCTGAGCCTCCCCACGGAGGGGGCCGTCAGGGAGCGTGTCCTGTCAGCATCCACCCTCGTGCAGGTCCTGCGCGCCATGGCCCTGGCCTGGGAGCCGGAGTGGAGCATCGCCACGTCGCAGGTGCATCGGGATGAGGTGCTGAAGCTCTCCAGGGCGGGGACGTTTGTCGGGTGGGTCATGTACTTCGCGCGCAGCCGGGGGGAACTGCCCCCGTTACCCGCGCCTGTTCGCACCGAGCCTGTGGGTGACAAGGGCACGCTGGTAATCCTCACTCCCGAGCGCTTCACGGCCAGCAATCCGGAGCATGTCGCGCTAGCGGCTCGTGTGCAGGAGTTGCTGGCACAAGCTGGATTGCTCACGCCGCTCAGGACACCATCGACTCCACGGATGGACTGA